A window of the Streptomyces sp. NBC_00250 genome harbors these coding sequences:
- a CDS encoding DUF397 domain-containing protein → MNNAEPLAWFKSSYSGAEGGQCIEVATGAGAVHVRDSKDVARPALRVSRDAWAGFVGLASAE, encoded by the coding sequence ATGAACAACGCTGAGCCCCTCGCCTGGTTCAAGAGCAGCTACAGCGGCGCCGAGGGCGGCCAGTGCATCGAGGTCGCGACCGGCGCGGGTGCCGTCCACGTCCGGGACTCCAAGGACGTGGCCCGCCCGGCCCTCCGGGTCTCGCGCGACGCCTGGGCCGGCTTCGTCGGGCTCGCCTCGGCGGAGTAG
- a CDS encoding MFS transporter has translation MTEPYVKGVAQAVPTTPAARRGPVVAALMLGMGLAAIDGTIVSTAVPQIVGDLGGLAVFSWLFSGYLLAVTVTLPVYGKLSDTFGRKPVLIAGVVFFLIGSLLCAAAWNMASLIAFRVVQGLGGGALQGTIQTIAADLYPLKERPKIQAKLSSVWAASSVAGPAAGGLLAGYADWRWIFLINLPVGLVALWLIVRHLKEPKRTAPRERVRIDWAGALAIFATGTLLLTALVQGGVAWPWLSAPSLGLFAGAAVLGAVTVVVERRAADPIIPGWVWRRRTISAVNLALGALGLLMVAPTVFLPTYAQSVLGLGPIAAGFVLSVMTLSWPISAAFSNRVYGRIGFRLTAVIGISLALVLLLAFPFLPFPGEPWQPALIMLLLGAALGLFQLPLIVGVQSTVPYEERGTTTASVLFCRQVGQSVGAALFGAVANGVLAARLGGGDLDSLSRALDAPDSLTAEAMDQLRRAVDAAVDYVFVGAAAAAALALLVLLTLAPRRFPVLREVAGGDRNEETHDQGAS, from the coding sequence GTGACGGAGCCGTACGTGAAGGGGGTCGCGCAAGCGGTTCCGACCACCCCAGCCGCCCGCCGCGGTCCCGTAGTGGCCGCCCTGATGCTCGGCATGGGGCTCGCCGCCATCGACGGCACGATCGTGTCCACCGCCGTCCCCCAGATCGTCGGCGACCTCGGCGGACTCGCCGTCTTCTCCTGGCTGTTCTCCGGCTATCTGCTCGCCGTGACCGTCACCCTGCCCGTGTACGGGAAGCTCAGCGACACCTTCGGCCGCAAGCCGGTCCTGATCGCCGGGGTGGTCTTCTTCCTCATCGGCTCCCTGCTGTGCGCGGCCGCCTGGAACATGGCCTCCCTCATCGCCTTCCGCGTCGTCCAGGGCCTCGGCGGCGGCGCGCTCCAGGGCACGATCCAGACGATCGCCGCCGACCTGTACCCGCTGAAGGAACGCCCCAAGATCCAGGCGAAGCTCTCCTCCGTCTGGGCCGCCTCCTCGGTCGCGGGCCCGGCGGCCGGCGGCCTCCTCGCGGGGTACGCGGACTGGCGCTGGATCTTCCTGATCAACCTGCCGGTGGGCCTGGTGGCGCTGTGGCTGATCGTCAGGCACCTGAAGGAACCGAAGCGCACCGCGCCACGCGAACGCGTCCGGATCGACTGGGCCGGCGCGCTCGCGATCTTCGCCACGGGAACGCTGCTCCTGACCGCGCTCGTCCAGGGCGGCGTGGCCTGGCCCTGGCTGTCGGCCCCGTCCCTCGGCCTCTTCGCCGGAGCGGCCGTCCTGGGCGCGGTGACGGTGGTCGTCGAGCGGCGCGCGGCGGACCCGATCATCCCCGGCTGGGTCTGGCGCCGCCGCACGATATCCGCCGTCAACCTCGCCCTGGGCGCGCTGGGCCTGCTCATGGTCGCGCCGACGGTCTTCCTGCCGACGTACGCCCAGTCGGTCCTGGGCCTCGGGCCGATAGCGGCCGGCTTCGTGCTGTCGGTGATGACCCTGAGCTGGCCGATCAGCGCGGCGTTCTCGAACCGGGTCTACGGCCGGATCGGCTTCCGCCTCACCGCCGTCATCGGCATCTCGCTCGCGCTGGTCCTGCTGCTGGCGTTCCCGTTCCTGCCGTTCCCCGGGGAGCCCTGGCAGCCCGCACTGATCATGCTGCTCCTGGGCGCGGCCCTCGGTCTCTTCCAACTGCCGCTGATCGTGGGCGTCCAGTCGACGGTCCCGTACGAGGAGAGGGGCACGACCACGGCCTCGGTCCTCTTCTGCCGACAGGTCGGCCAGAGCGTGGGCGCGGCGCTGTTCGGCGCCGTGGCGAACGGCGTCCTCGCCGCCCGCCTCGGCGGCGGCGACCTGGACTCCCTGTCCCGCGCCCTGGACGCCCCCGACTCCCTGACGGCCGAGGCCATGGACCAACTGCGCCGGGCGGTCGACGCGGCGGTGGACTACGTCTTCGTGGGCGCGGCGGCCGCGGCCGCCCTCGCGCTCCTGGTCCTGCTGACGCTGGCACCGCGCCGCTTCCCGGTCCTGCGGGAAGTCGCGGGCGGCGACCGGAACGAGGAGACGCACGACCAGGGGGCGTCCTGA
- a CDS encoding ATP-binding protein, with protein sequence MTSNNLSPTVTTQLSTASPYLGSRVFALRFTSTARGARLARRLVAVRLDEWGVPYGTEAHETTVLVAAELATNAVRHGHVPGRDFRLSLRVAGGVARVEVSDTRAERVPPRPGESPGPRPELADGGRGLLLVDALAERWGWCPRSGAPGKTVWAECALTPDDRARD encoded by the coding sequence ATGACGAGCAACAACCTCAGCCCCACCGTCACCACCCAACTCTCCACGGCCTCTCCTTACTTGGGGAGCCGGGTCTTCGCCCTGCGGTTCACGTCCACCGCCCGGGGCGCCCGGCTCGCGCGGCGCCTCGTCGCCGTTCGGCTGGACGAGTGGGGTGTCCCGTACGGGACAGAGGCGCACGAGACCACCGTGCTCGTCGCCGCCGAGCTGGCGACGAACGCCGTGCGGCACGGGCACGTGCCGGGGCGGGATTTCCGGCTCTCCCTGCGCGTCGCCGGCGGGGTCGCCCGGGTCGAGGTGAGTGACACGCGGGCGGAGCGCGTACCTCCCCGGCCCGGAGAATCCCCCGGCCCCCGTCCGGAACTTGCGGACGGGGGCCGGGGGTTGCTGCTCGTCGACGCGCTCGCCGAGCGGTGGGGCTGGTGCCCGAGGAGCGGGGCGCCGGGGAAGACGGTGTGGGCGGAGTGCGCCCTCACCCCGGACGATCGGGCGCGGGACTAG
- a CDS encoding helix-turn-helix domain-containing protein → MAEERAGAEPEPESGPGVDAGRSADKSGQGVVAAFGQSLKTLRTRAGMEREEFGKRLGYSASTIASFEQGRRIPPPRAIDRSDEILDAGGLLTVWKDQLEKAQYPAFFQGMAQLEKQAIELLAYDTLVVNGLLQTEGYTRALLNNRRPPLDVETIEQRVTARLARQEIFDRYPAPFLSFVMCESVLRRKFGGSQVWRGQLEQLLLVGQRRNVELQVMPLACEENTGVDGPFTVITREDGKRFVYAEAQGASVLETDPKPAVLAAARYGIIRSQALTPRESLAFIEKLLGEL, encoded by the coding sequence GTGGCGGAAGAGCGGGCGGGCGCGGAGCCGGAGCCGGAGTCGGGGCCCGGGGTGGACGCGGGCCGGTCGGCGGACAAGTCCGGGCAGGGTGTGGTGGCGGCGTTCGGGCAGAGCCTGAAGACGCTGCGGACGCGGGCGGGGATGGAACGGGAGGAGTTCGGCAAGCGGCTGGGCTACTCGGCGTCGACCATCGCCTCGTTCGAGCAGGGCAGGAGGATCCCGCCGCCGCGCGCGATCGACCGGTCGGACGAGATCCTCGACGCGGGCGGGCTGCTGACGGTCTGGAAGGACCAGCTGGAGAAGGCTCAGTATCCGGCGTTCTTCCAGGGGATGGCTCAGCTGGAGAAGCAGGCGATAGAGCTGCTGGCGTACGACACTCTGGTGGTCAACGGTCTGCTCCAGACCGAGGGGTACACGCGGGCGCTGCTGAACAACCGGCGACCGCCGCTCGACGTGGAGACCATCGAGCAGCGCGTGACGGCCCGATTGGCCCGACAGGAGATCTTCGACCGGTACCCCGCGCCGTTCCTGAGTTTCGTCATGTGCGAGTCGGTGCTGCGACGGAAGTTCGGCGGGAGTCAGGTGTGGCGCGGGCAGCTGGAACAACTGCTTCTCGTCGGTCAGCGGAGGAACGTCGAACTCCAGGTCATGCCGCTGGCCTGTGAGGAGAACACCGGCGTGGACGGTCCGTTCACCGTCATCACTCGCGAGGACGGCAAGAGGTTCGTCTATGCCGAGGCGCAGGGCGCCAGTGTCCTGGAGACCGACCCCAAACCAGCGGTCCTCGCCGCCGCCCGCTATGGGATCATCCGCTCGCAGGCTCTCACCCCGCGAGAGTCGCTGGCGTTCATCGAGAAGTTGTTGGGAGAGCTATGA